A section of the Candidatus Binatia bacterium genome encodes:
- the mdh gene encoding malate dehydrogenase: MARKKIALIGSGMIGGTLAHLCALKRLGDIVLFDVVEGLPQGKALDLLEAGPIEGFDCQIVGTNKYDDIENADVCIVTAGLPRKPGMSRDDLLQVNTKIMVEVASNIRDRAPNAFVIVITNPLDAMVTCMHRITGFPKQRVVGQAGVLDSARYRAFVAMELGVSVDSVQAIVLGGHGDDMVPVRSYCHVGGIPVERLIAPERLDAIEARVRQAGGEIVNLMKISAYYSPAHAAIRMAEAYLFDRKEILPCAALLEGEYGVRGLFVGVPVVIGAGGVERVIELDLSPAEKKAFDASAAHVRELVQAMEKFLPAA; encoded by the coding sequence ATGGCACGCAAAAAAATCGCGTTGATTGGGTCGGGAATGATCGGGGGCACGTTGGCCCACCTGTGTGCGCTCAAACGACTCGGGGACATTGTGCTTTTCGACGTCGTCGAAGGCCTACCGCAGGGGAAAGCTCTCGATTTGCTGGAAGCGGGGCCAATCGAAGGGTTCGATTGTCAAATCGTCGGCACGAACAAATACGACGACATCGAAAACGCCGATGTGTGCATCGTCACCGCCGGCCTGCCGCGAAAACCCGGCATGAGCCGCGACGACTTGCTGCAGGTCAACACGAAGATCATGGTCGAGGTTGCCAGCAATATCCGCGATCGCGCCCCGAATGCTTTTGTCATCGTGATCACCAATCCGCTGGACGCCATGGTCACGTGCATGCACCGCATCACCGGCTTTCCGAAGCAACGCGTGGTCGGGCAAGCGGGCGTGCTGGACTCGGCGCGGTACCGTGCGTTTGTGGCGATGGAGCTCGGGGTCTCCGTGGATAGCGTGCAGGCGATCGTTCTGGGCGGACACGGTGACGACATGGTTCCCGTCCGCAGTTACTGCCACGTAGGCGGCATCCCGGTAGAACGGTTGATCGCTCCCGAGCGGCTCGACGCCATCGAAGCTCGGGTTCGTCAGGCCGGCGGAGAGATTGTCAATTTGATGAAGATCTCCGCCTACTACTCGCCGGCCCATGCTGCCATCCGCATGGCGGAAGCATACCTTTTCGACCGAAAGGAAATCCTCCCCTGCGCAGCACTGCTGGAAGGAGAATACGGCGTGCGCGGGCTCTTTGTGGGCGTGCCGGTAGTAATTGGTGCCGGCGGTGTCGAGCGGGTCATCGAACTCGATCTCTCCCCGGCGGAGAAAAAGGCGTTCGACGCATCGGCAGCGCACGTTCGGGAGCTGGTGCAAGCGATGGAGAAATTCCTTCCGGCCGCTTGA
- the sucC gene encoding succinate--CoA ligase [ADP-forming] subunit beta, translating into MNIHEYQAKQVLRQFGVPVPEGRVATNPQEAIAGATEIGFPVVAKAQIHAGGRGKAGGVQVCRTPEELEQFALRVLGQPLVTHQTGPAGRIVRKILIEPACGIAREFYLGLTLDRGRGWVTLMASSEGGVEIEEVAARAPEKILREGIDPAVGVQPFQARKVGFGLGLPKAKVNDFVALVAALYRAYMHTDASLIEVNPLVLAEDGRLVVLDAKMSFDDNSLFRHPEIREFRDVFEEDPREVEASKYDLNYISLDGNIGCMVNGAGLAMATMDIIKLYGGCPANFLDVGGGATKEKVTAAFKILLSDPNVKAVLVNIFGGIMKCDVIAEGVVAAAREVQLRVPLVVRLEGTNVELGKKILAESGLDIIPASDMADAGRKVVEAAKRAS; encoded by the coding sequence GTGAACATCCACGAGTACCAAGCCAAGCAAGTGCTGCGTCAGTTCGGCGTTCCGGTGCCCGAAGGGCGCGTGGCCACCAACCCTCAGGAAGCTATCGCCGGCGCGACAGAAATCGGCTTTCCCGTTGTCGCCAAAGCGCAAATTCACGCCGGTGGTCGCGGAAAAGCCGGCGGAGTACAAGTTTGCCGCACCCCTGAGGAACTCGAACAGTTCGCGTTGCGAGTGCTGGGCCAACCATTGGTGACGCATCAAACAGGACCTGCTGGGCGGATCGTGCGCAAAATCCTCATCGAGCCCGCCTGTGGCATTGCGCGCGAGTTTTATCTGGGACTCACGCTGGATCGCGGCCGCGGCTGGGTGACCCTGATGGCGAGCTCGGAAGGCGGGGTGGAAATCGAAGAGGTTGCGGCCCGGGCGCCCGAGAAGATCTTGCGCGAGGGCATCGATCCAGCGGTCGGCGTGCAACCGTTCCAAGCACGGAAGGTCGGCTTTGGCCTCGGACTCCCCAAAGCAAAGGTAAACGACTTCGTTGCATTGGTGGCGGCTTTGTATCGAGCCTACATGCACACCGATGCTTCGCTCATCGAAGTGAACCCGCTCGTGCTCGCGGAAGACGGCCGCCTCGTCGTTCTCGACGCCAAAATGAGTTTCGACGACAACAGCTTGTTCCGCCATCCCGAGATCCGCGAATTCCGGGACGTTTTCGAAGAGGACCCGCGCGAAGTCGAAGCCTCGAAGTACGACCTCAATTACATCTCCCTCGATGGCAACATCGGTTGCATGGTGAATGGTGCGGGCCTGGCCATGGCAACCATGGATATCATCAAGCTGTACGGTGGCTGTCCGGCAAACTTTCTCGACGTGGGTGGCGGAGCCACCAAGGAGAAGGTGACGGCGGCCTTCAAGATTTTATTGTCGGATCCCAACGTGAAAGCCGTGCTCGTAAATATCTTCGGCGGCATCATGAAATGCGACGTCATTGCCGAAGGCGTCGTCGCGGCAGCGCGCGAGGTACAACTGCGGGTTCCCCTAGTCGTGCGCTTGGAGGGTACGAACGTCGAGCTCGGGAAGAAGATTCTCGCGGAGTCGGGCCTCGACATCATTCCAGCCAGCGACATGGCCGATGCCGGACGCAAAGTGGTCGAGGCGGCAAAGCGTGCATCTTGA
- a CDS encoding acetoacetate metabolism regulatory protein AtoC, which translates to MNRRAETVSESARVDEAGGEKLRDGVRTLLVEDEPNMVRTLAKILERRGHRVDSASNGLEALRRLEAGSYDLVITDLNMPVMDGLQLLREMKARSLDAAVIVLTGHGTIQSAVEALKLGAGDYLIKPCHPEELLLAVSRLLEVRNLEREVRMLRREVRDRSGFGEIIGRSPAMAEIYRIIDAVSRNKSNVLISGEPGTGKELVARTIHRRGPWRDRPFVAVNCGALSETLLESQLFGHRRGAFTGAIDDHEGVFQAADGGTLFLDEVTEIPLPLQVKFLRAIQEREVTPLGSTRPVKVDVRLIAATNRDIEEAVRAGTFRSDLYYRLNVVSIHLPSLRERLEDVPLLVEHFIQRFSRDYGVEPKRVTPEAMQRLLAYHWPGNIRELQNTIERAFALSRAPEIGVEDLPERVRASGPAGADAGIVHREDHAIVPLEELERRAIAAALAHTGGNKSEAARLLGIERQRLYRKLDKYGLR; encoded by the coding sequence ATGAACCGTCGAGCCGAAACTGTGAGCGAGAGTGCGAGAGTGGACGAGGCCGGCGGCGAGAAGCTGCGCGACGGCGTGCGCACGTTACTCGTGGAGGACGAGCCGAACATGGTCCGCACGCTGGCGAAGATCCTCGAGCGGCGGGGCCATCGGGTAGATAGCGCGTCCAATGGGCTCGAGGCGTTGCGCCGCTTAGAGGCCGGTTCGTACGACTTGGTCATTACGGACTTGAATATGCCGGTGATGGACGGGCTGCAGCTTCTGCGGGAGATGAAGGCGCGGTCGCTCGATGCTGCCGTCATCGTGCTCACCGGGCACGGCACGATTCAGTCTGCCGTGGAGGCACTGAAACTCGGTGCCGGCGATTATCTGATCAAGCCCTGCCATCCCGAGGAGCTCCTGCTGGCAGTGTCGCGTCTGCTCGAAGTGCGCAACCTCGAACGGGAGGTGCGCATGCTGCGCCGGGAGGTACGGGACCGTTCCGGGTTCGGAGAGATCATTGGCCGCAGCCCAGCCATGGCGGAAATTTACCGAATCATCGACGCGGTGAGCCGCAACAAAAGCAACGTCTTGATTTCTGGCGAGCCGGGCACGGGAAAGGAGCTGGTGGCGCGTACGATTCACCGGCGAGGCCCGTGGCGCGACCGGCCGTTCGTTGCCGTCAACTGCGGGGCGCTGTCGGAAACATTGCTCGAAAGCCAACTCTTCGGCCACCGGCGTGGTGCGTTCACGGGCGCGATCGATGACCACGAAGGGGTCTTTCAAGCGGCGGATGGCGGAACCCTGTTTTTGGACGAGGTAACCGAGATCCCCTTGCCGCTCCAGGTCAAATTTCTGCGGGCCATCCAAGAGCGGGAGGTGACCCCCCTGGGCTCGACGCGCCCTGTAAAGGTAGACGTTCGTTTGATTGCGGCCACCAATCGTGACATCGAAGAAGCAGTGCGCGCAGGCACGTTTCGGAGCGATCTCTATTACCGCTTGAACGTCGTTTCGATTCATCTTCCATCGCTCCGCGAGCGCTTGGAGGATGTACCTCTGCTGGTCGAGCACTTCATTCAACGGTTCAGCCGTGATTACGGAGTGGAACCGAAAAGGGTGACGCCGGAGGCGATGCAGCGCTTGCTCGCCTACCATTGGCCAGGCAACATTCGCGAGCTGCAAAACACCATCGAGCGTGCCTTTGCCCTGTCGCGGGCTCCGGAAATCGGGGTGGAGGACTTACCTGAGAGGGTGCGGGCGAGCGGACCCGCGGGTGCAGATGCCGGGATCGTCCACCGCGAGGACCATGCGATTGTGCCCCTGGAAGAACTGGAGCGGCGGGCAATTGCGGCGGCCTTAGCCCACACCGGCGGGAACAAATCCGAGGCGGCGCGTCTGCTCGGCATCGAACGGCAGCGGTTGTACCGCAAGCTCGACAAGTACGGCTTGCGTTGA
- a CDS encoding hypothetical protein (possible pseudo, internal stop codon, frameshifted): MALRRSPLGSLAPMSAPGAQAKRLLSYGVRGLASGMSTHRDPSLDEQLTRVRAYMRGCGLEVVPATHRPLRRELAELLRQWTPQVVGEWIRIVGEAFQIPEPQWAEVREWMLAALERWFRHIENPDDVETYVYLRNHARRGFISHFPASRFLSGQIRLVRLFEERIERHCGSDRPRAEALLRLLRQEFDERILHVTDFFVAGREADLREQEASYRQAVDNAPAAIFRVDCDFGSILGASKVAERLVQMNREQMVGLPLWELTPAEERERARRLLEEARRRGHARRDDLHLLRRNGERIPVFVNAGLIEYAGQRFFQVICVDISERKRLESQLIQSEKMAAIGQLAAGIAHEIRNPLGIIANALFDLKEILPPGQPEVEEDLRIALEEMRRVQEIIDNLLEFSRTSRADTELVDVNALLRKTLQLMQKSLQSHGVEVYTEFGDVGLCMANQNAFRQVFLNLITNAVQAMPSGGELRIRTMPLGRDRIRLDFADTGVGIPAEHLGDIFNPFFTTKEPGQGTGLGLSVVHSVVKRFHGEIRVQSQVGRGTTFTIELPRGEVGEDFVGLLGVAGRLSR, encoded by the coding sequence GTGGCCCTCCGGCGCTCGCCTTTGGGCTCGCTGGCGCCGATGTCGGCGCCTGGAGCCCAGGCGAAGAGGTTGTTATCGTACGGCGTGCGAGGCTTGGCATCAGGCATGAGCACTCACCGCGACCCATCGCTGGACGAGCAATTGACCCGGGTGCGCGCGTACATGCGCGGTTGTGGACTGGAAGTGGTTCCGGCAACACACCGGCCGTTGCGCCGTGAACTGGCGGAGCTGTTGCGGCAGTGGACTCCACAAGTCGTGGGGGAGTGGATTCGGATCGTCGGCGAAGCGTTTCAAATTCCCGAGCCCCAGTGGGCCGAGGTGCGCGAATGGATGCTGGCAGCACTGGAACGTTGGTTCCGGCATATCGAGAACCCGGACGACGTAGAAACGTACGTGTACCTGCGCAACCATGCACGACGGGGGTTTATTTCTCACTTTCCTGCCTCTCGCTTTCTCAGCGGGCAAATCCGCTTGGTGCGCTTGTTCGAGGAACGAATCGAACGCCACTGCGGCAGCGATCGCCCGCGGGCCGAAGCGTTGTTGCGGTTGCTGCGCCAGGAGTTCGACGAGAGAATTCTGCACGTGACGGACTTTTTCGTGGCGGGCCGAGAGGCAGATTTGCGCGAGCAAGAAGCGAGCTACCGGCAGGCCGTGGACAATGCCCCTGCAGCGATTTTCCGCGTGGACTGTGATTTTGGAAGCATTTTAGGCGCGAGCAAAGTTGCCGAGCGGCTCGTGCAAATGAACCGAGAGCAAATGGTGGGCTTGCCTCTCTGGGAACTCACGCCCGCGGAGGAGCGAGAGCGGGCTCGGCGCCTGCTCGAAGAGGCACGCCGCCGGGGGCACGCACGGCGAGACGACCTGCACCTTTTGCGTCGCAACGGCGAGCGCATACCTGTGTTTGTGAATGCCGGACTGATCGAATACGCCGGGCAACGATTTTTTCAGGTCATTTGTGTCGACATTTCGGAGCGCAAGCGACTCGAAAGCCAGTTGATCCAGTCGGAGAAAATGGCAGCCATTGGCCAGCTCGCCGCGGGTATCGCACACGAAATTCGCAACCCTCTCGGCATCATTGCCAATGCCTTGTTCGACCTCAAAGAAATTTTGCCTCCAGGCCAACCCGAGGTCGAGGAAGATTTGCGCATTGCGCTGGAGGAAATGCGGCGCGTGCAGGAGATCATCGACAACTTGCTGGAGTTTTCCCGCACCTCGCGCGCCGACACCGAACTGGTGGATGTGAACGCATTGCTGCGCAAGACACTGCAGCTCATGCAGAAAAGCCTGCAAAGCCACGGTGTCGAGGTGTACACGGAGTTCGGCGATGTAGGGCTGTGCATGGCAAACCAGAATGCATTCCGCCAAGTGTTCCTGAACTTGATCACGAATGCTGTACAAGCGATGCCCAGCGGTGGGGAGCTGCGCATCCGTACGATGCCTCTGGGCCGTGACCGTATTCGCTTGGACTTTGCCGACACCGGTGTCGGCATACCTGCGGAGCATCTCGGAGATATTTTCAATCCGTTCTTCACGACCAAGGAACCCGGGCAGGGTACAGGCCTGGGCTTGTCGGTGGTGCACTCGGTGGTCAAGCGCTTTCACGGCGAGATCCGCGTGCAAAGTCAGGTCGGTCGTGGAACGACATTCACGATCGAGCTCCCCAGAGGCGAAGTGGGGGAAGACTTTGTGGGCTTGCTGGGTGTAGCCGGGCGACTGAGCCGATGA
- a CDS encoding gluconate dehydrogenase: MTNSVRSAAHLQAQLPSRVEGVLGNTSLDRFDAIVIGAGAGGSAAARVLAVVGGWRVLVLEHGPNYFLGLDDPAADRPRPLFSNDELKLAIRGFVGQDPLLEPRTFRASENDSATFHPDVNTLPKTVGGAAIHADMKYPRFNRVDFRLASELEAKGVRYEAAAFADWPVSYDELEPYYAEAERLSGVQGAAGSDPFASPRTSDYPMPPGLPMYVAEVLSQGARTLGYHPFPYPGAQNSRFYRGRPPCNDCGFCSGYGCPNNSKGSPAVTTLREALLTGRCQLRYNAHVTRLVHDGRGRVTAVEYVDNHGELQRAGADVVLLGASAIESARLCLLSNLGNESGLVGRFLMFHTQNVSVGLYRQRFHGERGRSVTQGISDLRGVRPGGDEIDPDMPLGGIVEFGTNSGAIAGAQAALQAYALARLQNIPGLTLWKLLRANVFQAHIAVALQQAEDAPYFHNYVDLDPQLKDVFGQPVPRITYRIGALERAARQFYGPRLVELHRASGADYGFLAPLDEPPQSRHVLGTLRMGQDPQSSVCDPWQKFHTVDNLFAVDGSVFVTSSGYNPTLTIIALALRAAARLVSPAAPERVLGRDTTL; encoded by the coding sequence ATGACGAACTCCGTACGCTCAGCAGCCCATCTTCAGGCGCAGTTGCCGTCCCGCGTCGAGGGTGTCCTGGGCAACACCAGTCTCGATCGTTTCGATGCCATCGTGATCGGCGCGGGAGCAGGCGGCTCGGCGGCGGCACGGGTGCTCGCCGTGGTCGGCGGCTGGCGGGTTCTCGTTCTGGAACACGGGCCCAATTACTTTCTTGGACTGGACGACCCGGCCGCCGATCGCCCGCGCCCCTTGTTCAGTAACGACGAACTCAAGCTGGCCATTCGCGGTTTTGTGGGGCAAGACCCGTTGCTCGAACCCCGCACGTTCCGCGCGTCAGAGAACGACTCGGCAACATTTCACCCCGACGTCAACACGCTACCGAAAACTGTCGGCGGAGCAGCCATTCACGCCGATATGAAATACCCGCGCTTTAACCGGGTGGATTTCCGTTTGGCGTCGGAACTCGAGGCCAAAGGAGTGCGGTACGAAGCGGCCGCCTTTGCCGACTGGCCCGTGAGTTACGACGAGCTCGAGCCGTACTATGCGGAGGCCGAACGTTTGTCGGGCGTGCAAGGCGCGGCGGGCAGCGATCCGTTCGCTTCGCCACGGACGTCGGACTACCCCATGCCCCCGGGGCTCCCCATGTACGTTGCCGAGGTGTTGAGTCAGGGAGCTCGCACCCTTGGGTATCATCCGTTTCCTTATCCGGGGGCGCAAAATTCGCGATTCTATCGAGGGCGGCCGCCTTGCAACGATTGCGGCTTTTGTTCCGGGTACGGGTGCCCGAACAATTCGAAAGGCAGCCCGGCGGTAACAACGTTGCGGGAGGCGTTGCTCACTGGCCGGTGCCAGTTGCGTTACAACGCGCACGTGACCCGCTTGGTGCACGATGGCCGGGGCCGCGTCACCGCGGTAGAGTACGTGGATAACCACGGAGAACTCCAGCGTGCCGGTGCTGACGTTGTTCTTCTCGGTGCCAGTGCCATCGAAAGTGCTCGCCTGTGCTTGCTTTCAAACCTCGGAAACGAAAGCGGCTTGGTCGGCCGCTTTCTCATGTTTCATACGCAAAACGTCAGCGTCGGGCTCTACCGCCAACGCTTCCACGGCGAGCGCGGGCGCTCGGTTACCCAGGGAATTTCCGACCTGCGCGGCGTCCGACCCGGCGGGGACGAGATTGACCCCGATATGCCACTCGGTGGCATCGTCGAATTCGGTACGAACTCCGGTGCAATAGCGGGTGCGCAAGCGGCGTTACAAGCGTACGCTCTCGCTCGCCTGCAAAACATTCCCGGACTCACACTTTGGAAGCTCTTGCGCGCCAACGTGTTCCAGGCGCATATCGCGGTCGCCCTCCAGCAAGCGGAAGACGCTCCTTACTTCCACAACTACGTGGATCTCGATCCGCAACTGAAAGACGTGTTCGGGCAGCCCGTGCCGCGGATTACCTACCGCATCGGCGCTTTGGAGCGAGCGGCCCGCCAATTTTACGGGCCTCGCTTGGTCGAACTTCACCGGGCCTCTGGCGCGGACTACGGCTTCTTGGCACCGCTCGACGAGCCTCCGCAATCGCGCCACGTGCTCGGCACGTTACGAATGGGGCAAGATCCCCAGAGCTCGGTTTGCGACCCTTGGCAAAAGTTTCACACGGTGGACAACCTCTTTGCGGTGGACGGCAGCGTCTTTGTCACGTCCTCCGGTTACAACCCGACGCTTACGATCATCGCGCTGGCCTTGCGCGCCGCGGCCCGACTCGTTTCGCCGGCTGCGCCGGAGCGAGTACTCGGTCGCGATACCACTCTCTAG
- a CDS encoding glycerophosphoryl diester phosphodiesterase, with product MARKFYSTPPPRILGHRGAAGQAPENTLPSFALALALGADVLEFDVHPTRDGFVVVIHDDTVDRTTDGSGLVRELTLRQIEQLDAGYHFSRDGRDFPFRGHGVRIPTFPAVLQHFPLATCNVEIKENDGAFIDEVIATIRRLDATHRVLVAAENGDIMDHVRRHAPDLVTSFSAKDVLHFMDCLQHSQWSHYEAPGIALQIPPRVGDIELVRPELVAAAHRLGIEVHVWTINDPEQMRSFLDMGVDGIVSDLPGLAHVVARQFHGGRI from the coding sequence ATGGCAAGGAAATTCTACTCCACCCCGCCGCCGCGGATTCTCGGCCATCGAGGAGCAGCCGGTCAAGCTCCGGAAAATACGCTGCCCTCCTTCGCGCTGGCGCTGGCGCTGGGTGCGGACGTGCTGGAATTCGACGTGCACCCGACGCGCGATGGCTTCGTCGTCGTCATCCACGACGACACGGTGGATCGCACCACCGATGGAAGCGGTTTGGTTCGCGAGTTGACGCTCCGGCAAATCGAGCAGCTCGACGCTGGGTACCACTTTTCTCGCGATGGGCGCGACTTCCCCTTCCGAGGTCACGGCGTCCGCATCCCGACGTTTCCGGCCGTTCTCCAGCACTTCCCCCTGGCGACTTGCAACGTGGAAATCAAGGAAAACGACGGAGCATTCATTGACGAGGTGATCGCCACGATTCGCCGCTTGGATGCCACTCACCGAGTCCTGGTCGCGGCAGAAAATGGCGACATTATGGATCACGTGCGCCGCCACGCTCCCGATCTGGTCACGAGTTTTTCCGCCAAGGACGTGCTCCACTTCATGGATTGTCTTCAGCACAGCCAGTGGAGCCACTACGAGGCCCCGGGCATTGCTCTGCAAATCCCGCCGCGAGTCGGTGACATCGAGCTCGTGCGGCCGGAACTCGTGGCCGCGGCGCACCGCTTGGGAATCGAAGTGCACGTGTGGACGATCAACGATCCGGAGCAAATGCGCTCGTTCCTCGACATGGGGGTCGACGGGATCGTGTCGGACCTTCCCGGCCTGGCGCACGTGGTCGCGCGCCAATTCCATGGCGGCCGAATCTAA
- a CDS encoding DNA polymerase/3'-5' exonuclease PolX, whose translation MVKPKRTVSNAEVARILREIALLLEMENVPFKPRAYEKAAYAVESLSEPVVELLERGGERAIEEIPGVGKSIAEKIITLVRTGRLPYYEELHAKVPVDLAGLSAIEGLGPKNIKVLYEQLGVRTVEDLEKAAREGKIRQLPHFGEKSEQKILRGIEFLKRSQGRFLLGSVLPLVREIEARLARVRGVRRVAIAGSIRRCKETVGDGDLLVVADDPQAVMDFFVSMPEVQYVHGKGHTKSSVKLHMGMDVDLRVVPMESWGAALNYFTGSKAHNVALRKIAMEKGLKLNEYGLFRGERAIAGRTEEEVYDALGLQFIPPELREDTGEIEAAREGRLPKLIGYDEVRGDLQVQTNWTDGAHSIEEMVEAARRLGREYIAITDHTRALAMVGLDSAKLREQMAYIDRLNSKLKGFRVLKGAEVNIDRDGNLDIDDETLAELDVVGIAVHSYFHLPRAEQTRRIVRAMENPHADILFHPTGRALLKREPYEVDMEEIFQAAVRTGTVLEIDGYPERLDLRDEHVRRAVQAGAKLVIDTDAHSIHHLDYLFFGIATARRGWATAKDVLNTLPVEQFLASLKGHGGECRPGRKTVPKRKRRA comes from the coding sequence ATGGTGAAACCCAAAAGAACAGTGAGTAACGCCGAGGTGGCGCGTATCTTGCGCGAGATTGCCTTGTTGCTGGAAATGGAAAACGTGCCGTTTAAACCGCGAGCCTACGAGAAAGCGGCCTATGCGGTGGAGAGTTTGAGCGAACCCGTGGTGGAGCTCCTGGAGCGCGGTGGAGAGCGAGCGATCGAAGAAATCCCCGGGGTGGGCAAGAGCATTGCGGAGAAAATTATCACGCTCGTGCGGACGGGCCGGCTCCCGTACTACGAGGAACTGCATGCCAAGGTGCCCGTAGATCTGGCTGGGCTCAGTGCCATCGAGGGGCTGGGTCCGAAGAACATCAAAGTACTGTACGAGCAGCTCGGCGTGCGCACGGTGGAGGACCTCGAAAAAGCGGCGCGGGAAGGAAAGATACGCCAGCTCCCGCACTTTGGTGAAAAGAGCGAACAAAAAATTTTACGGGGCATCGAGTTTCTCAAGCGGAGTCAGGGTCGCTTCCTTCTAGGGAGCGTTTTACCGCTCGTGCGAGAGATCGAGGCACGATTGGCGCGGGTGCGCGGGGTAAGGCGCGTGGCCATCGCCGGTTCGATTCGGCGGTGCAAGGAGACCGTGGGGGACGGAGACTTGCTGGTCGTTGCCGACGATCCGCAGGCTGTCATGGACTTCTTCGTGAGCATGCCGGAAGTGCAATATGTGCACGGCAAGGGGCACACCAAGTCCAGTGTCAAGCTGCACATGGGAATGGATGTGGATTTGCGCGTTGTGCCGATGGAAAGTTGGGGGGCCGCGCTGAATTACTTCACCGGAAGCAAAGCCCACAACGTTGCCCTGAGAAAAATCGCGATGGAGAAGGGGCTCAAGCTCAACGAGTACGGACTCTTCCGCGGCGAGCGGGCGATTGCCGGACGAACGGAGGAGGAAGTATACGATGCCTTGGGGCTACAGTTTATCCCGCCGGAATTGCGCGAGGATACGGGCGAAATCGAGGCGGCGCGGGAGGGAAGGTTACCCAAGCTCATCGGCTACGACGAGGTGCGCGGCGACTTGCAGGTGCAGACCAATTGGACAGATGGAGCGCACTCCATCGAAGAAATGGTCGAGGCTGCACGCCGCTTGGGCCGCGAGTACATCGCAATTACGGATCACACGCGCGCTTTAGCGATGGTGGGCCTCGACAGCGCCAAGCTGCGCGAGCAAATGGCATACATCGATCGCCTGAACAGCAAACTGAAAGGTTTCCGGGTGTTGAAGGGTGCCGAGGTCAACATCGACCGCGACGGCAACCTCGACATCGACGATGAAACGTTGGCCGAGTTGGACGTGGTGGGCATTGCTGTCCATTCTTATTTTCACCTGCCTCGCGCCGAGCAAACCCGCCGCATCGTGCGAGCCATGGAAAACCCGCATGCGGACATTCTCTTCCACCCCACGGGAAGAGCGTTGCTCAAACGGGAACCCTACGAGGTGGACATGGAAGAAATTTTTCAGGCGGCGGTGCGCACCGGTACCGTGTTGGAAATTGACGGGTACCCAGAACGGTTGGATCTTCGCGACGAGCACGTTCGCCGTGCGGTTCAAGCGGGTGCGAAGTTGGTCATCGACACGGATGCGCACAGCATCCACCACTTGGATTACTTGTTTTTTGGTATCGCCACGGCGCGCCGCGGTTGGGCCACGGCCAAAGATGTCTTGAACACTCTGCCCGTGGAGCAGTTTTTGGCTTCCCTCAAAGGCCACGGAGGCGAGTGCCGGCCCGGTCGAAAAACGGTACCCAAGCGCAAACGCCGCGCCTGA
- a CDS encoding glycosyl transferase, producing MAGGSSSPVVTPPTARRGQTSLAFHRGKSLQAISARTTFLYTHAPVQVSVIIPTFNRRELVCEAIRSVLAQRLTAPTDVEVIVVDDGSTDGTVDCLRATFGQDIRLEALRENRGVAAARNAGASIARGTWLAFLDSDDLWKPQKLAFHLAFAERYAFAISQTEEVWIRQGRFVNPCRYHRKPEGDIFLASLERCLVSPSAVLIHRDLWARHGGFDPSLPACEDYDLWLRIACEEPVGLLRKPLVIKRGGHDDQLSRRFWGMDRFRVASLLRVLFTCPLDARRAHAVLRVLERKCAILANGAAKRHRFEEAERYRAVATAARDYVEERWPVSSSRGAAA from the coding sequence GTGGCGGGAGGGAGCAGCTCGCCCGTCGTAACGCCGCCTACCGCTCGGCGCGGCCAGACGTCCCTCGCTTTCCACCGCGGGAAATCGCTGCAAGCGATTTCCGCGCGCACGACATTCCTCTATACCCACGCTCCCGTGCAAGTCAGTGTGATCATTCCCACGTTTAACCGCCGAGAACTTGTGTGCGAGGCGATTCGATCCGTGCTCGCTCAACGGCTCACCGCTCCCACCGACGTGGAAGTGATCGTGGTAGACGACGGCTCCACGGACGGCACTGTAGACTGTCTCCGCGCCACGTTTGGTCAGGACATTCGTTTGGAGGCGCTGCGGGAAAATCGTGGGGTGGCTGCAGCCCGGAACGCCGGTGCGAGCATCGCCCGCGGGACGTGGCTGGCTTTTCTGGACTCGGACGACCTGTGGAAACCGCAAAAGTTGGCCTTTCATCTGGCGTTCGCCGAGCGGTATGCGTTTGCCATCAGCCAGACCGAGGAAGTGTGGATCCGACAGGGGCGTTTCGTCAATCCGTGCCGTTACCACCGCAAGCCCGAGGGTGATATCTTCCTGGCCTCACTGGAGCGATGCCTCGTCAGTCCCTCTGCGGTATTGATCCATCGCGACTTGTGGGCGCGGCACGGCGGCTTCGACCCGAGTTTGCCTGCCTGTGAGGACTACGATTTGTGGCTTCGTATTGCCTGCGAGGAACCCGTCGGATTGCTCCGCAAGCCGCTGGTCATCAAGCGTGGCGGTCACGACGACCAACTCTCCCGCCGCTTCTGGGGCATGGACCGCTTCCGGGTCGCCAGCCTCCTGCGCGTCCTTTTCACTTGCCCTCTCGACGCCAGGCGGGCCCACGCCGTATTGCGCGTGCTCGAGCGAAAGTGCGCGATTTTGGCGAACGGTGCCGCCAAGCGACACCGTTTTGAAGAAGCGGAGCGCTATCGTGCTGTGGCGACAGCGGCGCGCGACTACGTCGAGGAACGCTGGCCGGTTTCTTCTTCCCGAGGTGCGGCAGCATGA